One segment of Paenibacillus rhizovicinus DNA contains the following:
- a CDS encoding MarR family winged helix-turn-helix transcriptional regulator gives MEDQRVVDIFQTYREVNQAFFQLLTRAASKHKLTALQLVVLRVLHEYPEIRVSELAEKLNLGNSTTSGIVDRMVKAGIVERERTVADRRAMTLTLTDRGMELWRETDATRMNMMRPLLSMSEHDHRELNRLQHEVLRILKLSKEEA, from the coding sequence GTGGAGGATCAACGGGTCGTAGATATTTTCCAAACCTATCGCGAAGTCAATCAGGCTTTCTTCCAGCTCCTGACCAGAGCGGCAAGCAAGCATAAGCTTACCGCCCTCCAGCTCGTGGTGCTGCGCGTGCTTCATGAATACCCCGAGATTCGTGTATCCGAGCTTGCGGAGAAGCTGAATCTCGGCAACAGCACGACGAGCGGAATCGTCGACCGGATGGTCAAGGCGGGGATCGTGGAGCGCGAGCGCACGGTAGCGGACCGCAGGGCCATGACGCTGACGCTGACGGATAGAGGCATGGAGCTCTGGCGGGAGACGGATGCGACGCGCATGAATATGATGCGTCCGCTCCTCTCTATGTCCGAGCATGATCATCGCGAGCTCAACCGGCTCCAACATGAAGTGTTGCGTATTCTGAAACTATCCAAGGAGGAAGCTTAA